One Silurus meridionalis isolate SWU-2019-XX chromosome 10, ASM1480568v1, whole genome shotgun sequence genomic window carries:
- the bbs12 gene encoding Bardet-Biedl syndrome 12 protein: MVSLMGSAATNHGCHIGLQQLEAIAAATHSFLGPGKRYKMIQDEASGESVLVRSCYRLLEQLELSGSVAQLVHETTRAHWKTLRSGTASLLFLSGVWSRVALECLHQGISIRHIVAGMSKGLEVCLNACNLSAVNVDSVVFNANVQKQRLIRTSQSGEVCVNTVNSLLRDLSLSIGMKELSQDRSKTKNSVHTLCLLKDQFPLKHNLKLKHSRHFNSSHITEDGQTQTNVFDITQLAEAVCHGCETTVRLVIEASRIQCGHSENQSHKALDVDKLVTCLLPGLTEEHSSVLHGYVVLLSAELALLVKHLEERTLKMSLVHGDLSEKHRHIGFNRPRGVTYISDCFDLTGISKEDKWMDEALTILLNLKVDIVLVSGGVSEQLKNHCLHHHILIIENVQVSVLNDFAKATGALPVSYITQLSEQCVGSGVCVNTQREYRTEGTEWIVVNVLTDDTVLVTALIASCVHAKLQSMEDQFWSCAYRVHHALNDRKLLPGAGAAELICIHQLQNHENVSQSEEKGDMLDAARGAAPYEQVILQMMAEGWMDYVSTLMLNTGHVKSKTQAWTYITQHIKQWGNKVPGNSEMRETLLKMQNDLEIMPVGGESREEEGMLQKVKIGVYDNMMVKFEVWRRALDLVFLILQSDTEIVTGINNSEGQYKDFVIL; the protein is encoded by the coding sequence ATGGTGTCACTGATGGGCAGTGCAGCGACAAACCACGGTTGCCATATTGGGCTCCAGCAACTGGAGGCCATAGCAGCTGCAACTCATTCATTTTTGGGGCCCGGTAAGCGGTACAAAATGATCCAGGACGAGGCAAGTGGCGAGTCAGTGCTAGTCAGGTCCTGTTATCGTCTGCTGGAGCAGTTGGAGCTCAGTGGTTCTGTGGCTCAGCTTGTGCACGAAACCACCCGGGCACATTGGAAGACGCTGCGTTCGGGCACGGCCTCACTGCTTTTCTTGTCTGGCGTCTGGAGCAGGGTGGCATTGGAATGTCTTCACCAAGGCATTTCTATTCGGCACATAGTAGCTGGCATGTCAAAGGGGTTGGAAGTTTGTTTAAATGCCTGTAATCTGAGTGCCGTAAATGTGGATTCAGTTGTTTTTAATGCTAATGTACAGAAACAGCGACTGATTAGGACATCACAGAGCGGTGAGGTTTGTGTGAATACAGTGAATAGCTTATTAAGGGACCTTTCATTGAGTATAGGAATGAAGGAATTATCCCAGGACCGATCAAAAACCAAAAATAGTGTTCATACACTTTGCTTACTCAAAGACCAATTTCCATTAAAGCACAATTTAAAACTCAAGCACAGCAGGCACTTTAATTCCAGCCATATCACAGAAGATGGGCAGacacaaacaaatgtttttgacaTCACTCAGCTGGCTGAAGCCGTCTGTCACGGATGTGAGACGACAGTGAGATTAGTAATTGAAGCTAGTAGGATTCAGTGTGGACACAGTGAAAATCAAAGCCATAAAGCATTAGATGTTGATAAACTAGTTACATGCTTATTGCCAGGATTAACTGAGGAGCACTCAAGTGTACTCCATGGGTACGTTGTGCTGTTGTCTGCAGAACTGGCATTGCTTGTCAAGCATTTAGAAGAACGGACATTAAAGATGAGCCTGGTTCATGGTGACCTGAGTGAGAAACATCGTCACATAGGTTTCAACAGGCCTAGAGGTGTCACGTATATTAGCGATTGCTTTGATTTAACAGGAATCAGTAAAGAGGACAAATGGATGGACGAGGCACTGACAATACTTCTAAATCTCAAGGTAGACATTGTACTTGTAAGTGGAGGTGTTTCTGAGCAGCTGAAAAATCACTGcctccatcaccacatcctcattATTGAAAATGTACAAGTGTCTGTTTTGAATGATTTTGCTAAAGCTACGGGTGCACTTCCTGTCTCGTACATCACGCAGCTCAGCGAGCAATGCGTTGGCTCTGGAGTTTGTGTGAACACGCAAAGAGAGTATCGGACTGAAGGAACCGAATGGATTGTGGTGAACGTCCTTACAGATGACACAGTTCTGGTCACGGCCCTCATCGCGAGCTGTGTTCATGCTAAGCTCCAGAGTATGGAGGATCAGTTTTGGAGCTGTGCTTATCGAGTGCACCATGCACTTAATGACAGAAAACTGCTGCCTGGAGCCGGAGCTGCAGAACTGATCTGCATCCATCAGCTccaaaatcatgaaaatgtatcCCAGTCAGAGGAGAAAGGAGACATGCTCGATGCAGCAAGAGGAGCAGCACCGTATGAGCAGGTAATTCTGCAGATGATGGCAGAAGGCTGGATGGATTATGTGTCTACACTGATGCTGAACACTGGACATGTCAAATCCAAAACACAGGCATGGACATATATAACTCAGCATATCAAACAGTGGGGGAACAAAGTGCCTGGAAATAGTGAGATGCGGGAAACTCTTCTAAAAATGCAGAATGATTTAGAAATAATGCCTGTAGGAGGTGAAAgtagagaagaagaaggaatgtTGCAGAAAGTAAAAATAGGAGTTTATGATAATATGATGGTGAAGTTTGAAGTTTGGAGGAGAGCTCTGGATCTGGTGTTTTTGATTCTTCAGTCAGACACTGAAATTGTCACAGGAATAAATAACAGTGAAGGACAATACAAAGATTTTGTGATTCTTTAA
- the cetn4 gene encoding caltractin: MASSYRKPSASAIQRKKAAAKQELTEEQKQEIREAFDLFDTDGSGTIDVKELKVAMRALGFEPKKEEIKKMIADIDKEGSGTIDFNDFLSMMTQKMSEKDSKEEILKAFRLFDDDGTGKISFKNLKRVAKELGENLTDEELQEMIDEADRDGDGEINEQEFLRIMKKTNLY; this comes from the exons ATG gcATCTAGCTACAGAAAACCGAGTGCAAGTGCAATTCAGCGGAAGAAAGCAGCTGCCAAACAGGAATTGACAGAGGAACAGAAGCAGGAGATCCGAGAGGCATTCGATCTGTTTGACACTGACGGTTCTGGCACTATTGATGTTAAAGAGCTAAAA GTTGCTATGCGTGCTCTTGGTTTTGAGCCAAAGAAGGAGGAAATCAAGAAGATGATTGCTGATATTGATAAAGAAGGCTCCGGCACCATCGACTTCAATGACTTTCTGTCCATGATGACACAAAAAATG aGTGAAAAGGATTCAAAGGAAGAAATCCTGAAAGCATTCCGTTTGTTTGATGATGATGGAACTGGCAAGATTTCCTTCAAAAATCTCAAGCGAGTTGCAAAGGAGCTTGGTGAAAATCTGACAGATGAGGAACTGCAG GAAATGATCGACGAGGCAGACAGAGACGGAGATGGAGAAATCAATGAACAGGAGTTCTTGCGGATAATGAAGAAGACTAATCTGTATTAA